In the Phaseolus vulgaris cultivar G19833 chromosome 7, P. vulgaris v2.0, whole genome shotgun sequence genome, one interval contains:
- the LOC137827766 gene encoding cysteine-rich receptor-like protein kinase 26, whose translation MASVSFTLFSFLRCLCVIVILAQSSAQTPCDNTKGNYTINSTYHNNLNTLLSSFSSYTQINYGFYNFSYGQGEDKVYAIGLCRGDLKPDECLKSLNDSRVSLAERCPNQKEAIWWTVECMLRYTNRSIFGVMENQPTNNNYYNLNVTGSVEQFNTALESLMRNLTRIAASGDSRRKYATASAYGSDFQTIYGQAQCTPDLSSEDCTKCLDEAISIIPQCCSGKAGGNVVKPSCRIRFDPYSFYGPTLNIDLDAPPSPSTNNTSSSQGKSNTSRTIIAIVVSVACVVLVLTLLCIYLRLRKQRKKIEFEREEESDEDEISFTEPLQNNFNTIRIATNGFADSNKLGQGGFGAVYKGQLSNGQEIAVKRLSRDSGQGDLEFKNEVVLLAKLQHRNLVRLLGFGLEGRERLLVYEFVPNKSLDYLIFDPTMKPQLNWEKRYKIIRGIARGILYLHEDSRLRIIHRDLKASNILLDHEMNPKIADFGMARLVLMDQTQANTSRIVGTYGYMAPEYVMHGQFSVKSDVFSFGVLILEIVSGQKNSGINNGENMEDLLSFAWRSWKEGKAINVVDPSLNNNSRNEMLRCIHIGLLCVQENLVDRPTMANIVLMLNSYSLSLPIPAEPAFYMNSRTRSLPETQSWEYNSRETGSSEAILKSAQESENEASITELYPR comes from the exons ATGGCCTCTGTGTCTTTCACCCTCTTTTCCTTTCTCCGTTGTCTCTGTGTCATCGTAATCTTAGCACAAAGCAGTGCCCAAACACCCTGTGACAACACCAAAGGCAACTACACAATAAACAGCACCTATCACAACAACCTCAACACCCTTTTATCCAGTTTCTCTTCCTACACACAAATCAACTACGGTTTCTACAATTTCTCATATGGCCAAGGTGAAGACAAAGTATACGCCATTGGGCTCTGCAGAGGCGATCTTAAGCCCGATGAGTGCCTTAAATCCCTCAATGATTCGAGAGTGTCTCTGGCAGAGCGTTGTCCAAACCAGAAGGAGGCCATTTGGTGGACGGTAGAGTGCATGTTGCGCTACACTAACCGCTCCATATTTGGCGTTATGGAAAACCAACCCACGAATAATAACTATTACAATTTGAATGTTACGGGTTCGGTGGAACAATTCAATACAGCGCTGGAGAGCTTGATGAGGAATCTAACACGCATAGCTGCATCAGGTGACTCTCGCCGTAAGTATGCTACTGCCAGTGCTTATGGTTCAGATTTTCAAACCATATACGGTCAAGCACAGTGTACTCCTGATTTGTCATCCGAAGATTGCACTAAGTGCTTGGATGAAGCTATCTCAATTATCCCACAGTGTTGTAGTGGCAAGGCCGGAGGCAATGTTGTAAAACCCAGTTGTAGAATTAGGTTTGACCCCTACTCCTTCTATGGCCCTACGCTGAATATAGACCTCGATGCGCCACCGTCACCGTCCACCAACAACACTTCTTCTTCACAAG GAAAGAGTAACACATCACGGACTATCATCGCCATAGTAGTTTCAGTTGCTTGTGTTGTTTTGGTGCTCACTCTTCTCTGCATCTATTTAAGACTGAGgaagcaaagaaaaaaaattgaat ttgaaagagaagaagaaagtgatGAAGATGAAATTTCATTTACTGAGCCATTGCAAAATAACTTCAACACCATACGTATTGCTACCAATGGATTCGCCGATTCTAATAAACTTGGACAAGGCGGGTTTGGAGCTGTTTACAAA GGTCAGCTTTCTAATGGACAAGAGATTGCTGTCAAAAGACTTTCAAGGGATTCTGGGCAAGGGGATTTGGAATTTAAGAATGAAGTGGTTTTATTGGCCAAGCTTCAGCATCGAAATTTGGTTAGGTTACTTGGCTTCGGCCTGGAAGGAAGAGAAAGGCTACTTGTCTATGAATTTGTTCCTAATAAAAGTCTTGATTACTTAATATTTG ATCCAACCATGAAACCACAATTGAACTGGGAAAAGCGCTACAAAATCATTAGAGGTATTGCTCGAGGCATTCTCTACCTTCACGAAGATTCTCGACTTCGGATAATACATCGTGATCTGAAAGCAAGTAATATTCTCTTGGACCATGAGATGAATCCTAAGATAGCAGATTTTGGTATGGCAAGACTAGTTTTAATGGATCAAACTCAAGCAAATACGAGTAGAATTGTTGGAACTTA TGGATATATGGCACCAGAGTATGTAATGCATGGACAGTTTTCAGTGAAATCAGACGTCTTCAGTTTTGGTGTACTGATTCTTGAGATTGTAAGCGGCCAGAAAAACAGTGGAATTAATAATGGAGAGAATATGGAGGATCTACTAAGCTTC GCTTGGAGAAGCTGGAAGGAGGGAAAGGCTATAAATGTTGTAGACCCATCACTGAACAACAATTCACGGAATGAAATGCTGAGATGCATCCATATTGGTTTACTCTGTGTTCAAGAAAATTTAGTTGACAGACCAACCATGGCTAACATTGTACTGATGCTTAACAGTTATTCTCTGAGTCTCCCAATTCCTGCAGAACCAGCATTCTATATGAACAGTAGAACTAGAAGCCTTCCAGAGACGCAGTCATGGGAGTATAATTCAAGGGAAACAGGATCAAGTGAAGCGATACTTAAATCAGCTCAAGAATCAGAAAATGAAGCTTCAATTACTGAGTTATACCCTCGCTAG
- the LOC137827767 gene encoding cysteine-rich receptor-like protein kinase 29 yields MTAIFFLFCLCVTIIISQGTAFCDNSKGNYTVNSTYYNNLNTLLSSFSTHDQINYGFYNFSHGQGTDKAYAIGVCRGDRTRDQCLKCLNDSRAALSKECPNQKEAIDWGGECSLRYSNRSIFGLMENQPTLELLYTLEVRGSVEQFNAALQSLMRNLIQTAASGDSRRKYATGSASAPDFQTIFGYTQCTPDLSSEDCSKCLNEAISKIPECCNGKAGGNVLKPSCRIRFDPYIFYGPTLKLDPDAPPPSRLTNNTSLHLQGKSKTSRTIILIAVPVASAILALSLFCIYLIVRKPRKKIEITREKDSDDEDEVTFAESLQFNFETIRVATNEFADSNKVGQGGFGAVYRGRLSNGQAIAVKRLSSDSGQGDTEFKNEVLLLAKLQHRNLVRLIGFCLERRERLLIYEFVPNKSLDYFIFDPIKKTRLDWQMRYQTIRGIARGILYLHEDSQLRIIHRDLKASNILLDENMYPKISDFGMARLVQVDQTQANTHRIVGTYGYMAPEYAIYGQFSTKSDVFSYGVLVLEIVSGRKSIGSRHGERVEDLLSITWRNWKDGTIANIVDPTLIKGSQNEIMRCIHIGLLCVQENMDARPTMTSVMLMLNSYSLTLPVPSEPAFVVDSRTRSFPNMLSLEHNSRETGSSESTNKSSQYSVDEASITETYPR; encoded by the exons ATGACTGcaattttctttctcttttgtcTCTGTGTCACCATAATCATATCGCAAGGCACAGCATTCTGTGATAACAGCAAAGGCAACTACACAGTCAACAGCACGTACTACAACAACCTCAACACTCTCTTATCCAGTTTCTCTACCCACGACCAAATCAACTACGGTTTCTACAATTTCTCACATGGCCAAGGCACAGACAAAGCATACGCCATAGGGGTCTGTAGAGGCGACCGTACACGGGATCAATGCCTCAAATGCCTCAACGATTCCAGAGCGGCTCTCTCAAAGGAGTGTCCAAACCAGAAAGAGGCAATTGACTGGGGTGGTGAATGCTCCTTGCGCTACTCTAACCGCTCCATATTTGGCCTCATGGAGAATCAACCTACGTTGGAACTCTTGTACACGTTGGAAGTAAGGGGTTCGGTTGAGCAATTCAACGCAGCGCTTCAAAGCCTGATGAGGAATCTAATACAAACAGCTGCGTCTGGTGACTCTCGTCGTAAGTATGCTACAGGCAGTGCATCTGCTCCAGATTTTCAAACCATATTCGGTTACACGCAGTGCACGCCTGATTTGTCATCCGAAGATTGTTCTAAGTGTCTGAATGAAGCTATCTCAAAAATTCCGGAATGCTGCAATGGCAAGGCTGGAGGCAATGTTTTGAAGCCCAGTTGCAGAATTAGATTTGACCCTTACATCTTCTATGGACCTACACTCAAGTTGGACCCAGATGCACCACCACCCTCTCGCTTAACCAACAACACTTCTTTACATTTGCAAG GAAAGAGCAAGACGTCACGAACTATCATCCTCATAGCAGTGCCAGTTGCTAGTGCTATTTTAGCGCTCAGCCTTTTCTGCATATATCTGATAGTGAGGAagccaagaaaaaaaattgaaa TTACAAGAGAAAAAGATagtgatgatgaagatgaagtcACATTTGCCGAGTCATtgcaatttaattttgaaaccaTCCGAGTTGCTACAAATGAATTTGCTGATTCTAATAAAGTTGGACAAGGCGGGTTTGGAGCTGTCTACAGA GGTCGGCTTTCCAATGGACAAGCAATTGCTGTCAAAAGGTTGTCAAGTGATTCTGGGCAAGGAGATACGGAATTCAAGAATGAAGTGCTTTTATTGGCTAAGCTTCAACACCGAAATTTAGTTAGGCTAATTGGTTTCTGCTTGGAAAGAAGAGAAAGGCTGCTTATCTATGAATTTGTTCCTAATAAAAGTCTTGATTACTTCATATTTG ATCCAATAAAGAAAACACGGTTGGATTGGCAAATGCGCTACCAAACAATTAGAGGTATTGCAAGAGGCATTCTCTATCTCCACGAGGATTCTCAATTGCGAATTATTCATCGAGATCTTAAAGCAAGCAACATTCTCTTGGATGAAAACATGTATCCTAAGATATCAGATTTTGGGATGGCAAGATTGGTTCAAGTAGATCAGACTCAAGCAAATACACACAGAATTGTTGGAACCTA TGGATATATGGCACCTGAGTATGCTATATATGGTCAGTTTTCAACAAAATCAGATGTTTTTAGTTATGGTGTACTCGTTCTTGAGATTGTAAGTGGCAGAAAAAGCATTGGTTCTCGTCACGGGGAGAGAGTGGAGGATCTATTGAGCATT ACATGGCGAAACTGGAAGGATGGAACAATTGCAAATATTGTAGACCCCACATTAATCAAGGGTTCCCAAAATGAAATAATGAGATGCATCCACATTGGGTTACTATGTGTTCAAGAAAACATGGATGCCAGACCAACCATGACTAGTGTTATGCTCATGCTTAACAGCTATTCTCTCACTCTCCCCGTACCTTCAGAACCTGCATTTGTTGTGGACAGTAGAACAAGAAGCTTTCCAAACATGTTGTCATTGGAACATAATTCAAGGGAAACAGGATCGAGTGAATCCACAAACAAATCAAGTCAATATTCGGTGGATGAGGCTTCAATTACTGAGACATATCCTCGTTAG
- the LOC137827725 gene encoding probable xyloglucan endotransglucosylase/hydrolase protein 10 — protein MKNFHTALIFFIGFVSSSLFQDSVASVVSTGDFNKDFFVIWSPTHVNTSADGQTRSLKLDQESGAGFASNQMFLFGQIDMQIKLVPGDSAGTVLAYYLTSDQPNRDEIDFEFLGNVSGQPYILQTNIFADGTDNREERIYLWFDPTKDFHTYSVLWNMHQIVLMVDTIPVRVYRNHAEKGVAFPRWQPMSLKATLWNGDSWATRGGQDKIDWTKGPFIASFRNYKIDGCVWKGNPRFCRAATPANWWNQYSSSTLTSTQRRWFKWVRKYHMIYDYCQDNQRFQNNLPRECSLPKY, from the exons ATGAAAAACTTCCACACAGCACTTATCTTCTTCATCGGGTTTGTTTCCTCCAGTCTGTTTCAAGATTCAGTTGCATCTGTTGTTTCAACAGGAGACTTCAATAAGGACTTCTTTGTGATATGGTCTCCCACCCATGTGAACACATCTGCTGATGGACAGACAAGGAGCTTGAAACTGGACCAAGAATCTG GAGCTGGTTTTGCTTCAAACCAGATGTTTTTATTTGGGCAAATTGACATGCAAATCAAACTAGTGCCAGGTGATTCTGCAGGCACTGTCCTGGCCTATTAT CTTACCTCTGATCAACCTAATCGAGATGAGATAGACTTTGAGTTTCTTGGCAATGTCTCCGGGCAGCCATATATTCTACAAACAAATATTTTCGCAGATGGAACAGACAACCGAGAGGAGAGAATTTATCTGTGGTTTGATCCAACAAAGGACTTTCATACGTACTCGGTGTTGTGGAATATGCACCAGATTGT GTTAATGGTGGATACGATTCCTGTAAGAGTGTACAGAAACCATGCGGAGAAGGGTGTAGCATTTCCTAGATGGCAGCCAATGAGTCTGAAAGCCACTCTGTGGAATGGTGATAGCTGGGCTACACGAGGTGGGCAAGATAAGATTGATTGGACGAAGGGTCCCTTCATAGCTTCATTCAGAAATTACAAGATTGATGGTTGTGTGTGGAAAGGAAACCCAAGGTTTTGCAGAGCAGCTACCCCTGCGAATTGGTGGAACCAATACAGCTCTAGCACACTCACATCCACACAAAGAAGATGGTTCAAATGGGTCAGGAAATACCACATGATTTATGATTACTGCCAAGACAATCAGAGGTTCCAAAACAATCTTCCAAGGGAATGTTCTCTTCCCAAATACTGA
- the LOC137828599 gene encoding uncharacterized protein — MAERRSKELLQLEHKGTPLSSLESALLLSGNKREADTQTRSLPSHGTPLTAPLPPSQLLGKVKDFLGVMSEANKRLELDAKDNPENYDIEELTGNESEVIEMDLMLGVADLKTPEAVAAAESAISTCQPVIPLAADGSETDSEDSGADDDSEDDENESSDNYCKDGINGENGNGSVIKESISGEDNIQEKQKGTGQSKKRSRIVELS; from the exons ATGGCAGAGAGAAGAAGCAAAGAGCTTCTGCAGTTGGAGCATAAGGGCACGCCCCTTTCTTCCTTAG AATCTGCTCTTCTTCTAAGTGGCAATAAAAGAGAAGCAGACACTCAAACTAGGAGCTTGCCCTCTCATGGCACGCCCCTCACTGCTCCACTTCCCCCAAGCCAAC TTTTAGGGAAGGTTAAAGACTTCCTGGGAGTAATGTCAGAAGCAAATAAGCGGCTGGAACTTGATGCAAAG GACAATCCAgagaattatgatattgaagAGCTAACTGGAAATGAATCCGAAGTTATTGAAATG GATTTGATGCTTGGTGTCGCTGATCTTAAAACACCGGAGGCAGTGGCTGCTGCTGAATCTGCAATTTCCACTTGTCAGCCTGTGATTCCATTGGCTGCTGATGGTAGTGAAACAGATTCCGAGGATAGTGGTGCTGATGATGACAGTGAGGATGATGAAAATGAAAGCAGTGATAATTACTGTAAGGATGGAATCAATGGTGAAAATGGAAATGGGTCAGTAATTAAAGAATCTATTTCTGGTGAGGATAATATTCAGGAAAAACAAAAGGGAACTGGGCAATCCAAAAAACGTTCGAGGATAGTTGAGCTCTCATGA
- the LOC137827765 gene encoding cysteine-rich receptor-like protein kinase 29: MPLLLPRLLFFLWCLPITFFISQVSAVNNTQNFHYFCDDTNDQGNYTTNSTYHTNLNTLLSTLISNTEIDYGFYNFTNGESTDKVYAIGLCRGDIKPNECRRCLNGSRANLTELCPNRKEVIGWYEDERCMLRYSDRSIFGLMETGKPAYFAWNLGNATQAEEFNKVLRDLLDGMRSRAASGDSQSKYATANATGPDDKTIFGLAQCTPDLSEQDCNNCLIQSMEEFGNCCDSKIGARVVRPSCNLRYETSFPFYGAPAYTPSPSLSPPSNTSSEGKSNTIIIAIATAVPVVVIVSAVLIFIYIRLKARKSGKKFETKQEELYDDDDDDGIDASESLQIRFSIIREATDDFSDSNKLGQGGFGAVYRGTLPNGQEIAVKRLSANSGQGDTEFKNEVLLLAKLQHRNLVRLLHFCMEGREKLLVYEFVPNKSLDYFIFDETKRAQLDWYTRFKIIAGTARGILYLHQDSRLRIIHRDLKAGNILLDEDMNPKIADFGLARLFVVDQTHEDTQRVVGTYGYMAPEYALHGHFSEKSDVFSFGVLVLEIVSGKKISSIQHGEESGDLRHIAWRSWREGRATDIVDPTLNNGSESEIMRCMHIGLLCVQDSVAARPTMASVVPMLNSHSFSLQVPLAPAFYGDAMSGIFEDMKLWEINSGTTRSIESTNRNDQDSLNEASITDPYPR, from the exons ATGCCTCTGCTTTTGCCAAGGCTGCTTTTCTTTCTCTGGTGTCTTCcgataacattttttatatctCAAGTTAGTGCAGTTAACAATACACAAAACTTCCACTACTTCTGTGATGATACCAACGATCAAGGAAACTACACCACCAACAGCACCTACCACACCAACCTCAACACCCTTTTGTCCACTCTCATTTCCAATACAGAAATCGATTACGGTTTCTACAATTTCACAAACGGTGAAAGCACTGATAAAGTGTACGCCATTGGGCTGTGTAGAGGAGACATCAAGCCAAATGAATGTCGCAGATGCCTTAACGGTTCCAGGGCCAATCTCACTGAACTTTGTCCAAACCGAAAGGAAGTTATTGGTTGGTACGAGGATGAGAGGTGCATGTTGCGCTACTCAGACCGCTCAATATTCGGCCTTATGGAAACTGGAAAACCTGCGTATTTTGCGTGGAATTTAGGTAATGCAACGCAAGCGGAGGAGTTCAATAAAGTGCTAAGGGATTTGCTTGATGGGATGAGAAGCAGAGCTGCATCAGGAGACTCTCAGAGTAAATATGCTACAGCAAATGCAACCGGACCAGATGACAAAACCATTTTCGGGCTTGCACAGTGTACGCCTGATTTGTCTGAACAAGATTGCAATAACTGCTTGATTCAGTCCATGGAAGAATTCGGAAATTGTTGTGATAGTAAAATAGGAGCTAGAGTTGTTCGACCCAGTTGCAATCTGAGATATGAAACTTCCTTTCCATTCTATGGGGCACCAGCATATACACCCTCGCCATCACTTTCGCCACCTTCTAACACTTCCTCAGAAG GAAAGAGTAACACAATTATCATCGCCATAGCAACAGCAGTGCCAGTTGTTGTAATTGTTTCCGCGGTGCTTATTTTTATCTACATTCGTTTAAAAGCGAGGAAGTCGGGGAAGAAGTTTGAAA CTAAACAAGAAGAACtatatgatgatgatgatgatgatggaatTGACGCTTCTGAGTCATTGCAAATCAGATTTAGTATCATACGAGAGGCTACAGATGACTTTTCTGATTCTAATAAACTCGGACAGGGTGGATTTGGGGCTGTTTACAGA GGTACGCTTCCCAATGGACAAGAGATTGCCGTCAAAAGGTTGTCAGCTAATTCTGGACAAGGAGATACAGAATTCAAGAATGAGGTTCTTCTATTGGCCAAACTTCAGCACCGAAATTTAGTTAGACTACTTCATTTCTGTATGGAAGGAAGAGAAAAGCTACTGGTCTATGAATTTGTTCCAAATAAAAGCCTTGATTACTTCATATTTG ATGAAACCAAGAGAGCACAATTAGATTGGTATACGCGCTTCAAAATCATTGCAGGTACTGCTCGAGGTATTCTCTACCTCCATCAAGATTCTCGATTGCGCATTATCCATCGTGATCTCAAAGCAGGTAACATTCTCTTAGACGAAGACATGAACCCTAAGATAGCCGATTTTGGCTTGGCAAGGTTATTTGTTGTGGACCAGACTCATGAAGATACACAGAGAGTTGTTGGGACATA TGGATATATGGCACCTGAGTATGCATTGCATGGACACTTCTCAGAGAAGTCAGATGTTTTTAGTTTTGGTGTACTTGTTCTTGAGATTGTAAGTGGCAAGAAAATCAGTAGCATTCAACATGGAGAGGAATCGGGCGATCTACGCCATATT GCATGGCGAAGTTGGAGGGAAGGAAGAGCTACAGATATTGTAGATCCGACATTAAACAATGGTTCGGAAAGTGAAATAATGAGATGCATGCATATTGGGTTACTGTGCGTTCAAGACAGTGTAGCTGCGAGACCCACCATGGCTTCCGTTGTACCCATGTTGAATAGCCATTCTTTCAGTCTGCAAGTACCTTTGGCACCTGCATTTTATGGGGATGCTATGTCTGGAATCTTTGAGGACATGAAGTTATGGGAGATTAATTCAGGGACAACAAGATCAATCGAATCCACCAATAGAAATGATCAAGATTCGCTCAATGAGGCTTCAATTACCGATCCATATCCTCGCTAG
- the LOC137827768 gene encoding cysteine-rich receptor-like protein kinase 29 produces MPLLLPRLLFFLWCLPITFFISQVSAVNNTQNFHYFCDDTNDQGNYTTNSTYHTNLNTLLSTLISNTEIDYGFYNFTNGENTDKVYAIGLCRGDIKPDECRRCLNDSRANLTELCPNRKEVIGWYEDEKCMLRYSNRSIFGLMETGKPAYFVWNSDHATQAEEFNKVLRDLLDGMRSRAASGDSQSKYATAKATGPDDKTIFGLAQCTPDLSEQDCNNCLIQSMEEFGNCCDSKIGARVVRPSCNLRYETSLQFYGAAAYTPSNTSSEGKSNTVIIAIATAVPAIVIVSAVVIFIYIRLIARKSWKKFEKELYDDDDDGIDASESLQIRFSIIREATDDFSDSNKLGQGGFGAVYRGTLPDGQEIGVKRLSANSRQGNTEFKNEVLLLAKLQHRNLVRLLGFCMEGREKLLVYEFVPNKSLDYFIFDKTKRAQLDWYTRFKIIAGTARGILYLHQDSRLRIIHRDLKAGNILLDEGMNPKIADFGLARLFVVDQTHEDTQRVVGTFGYMAPEYALHGQFSEKSDVFSFGVLVLEIVSGQKISSIQHGEETGDLRHIAWRSWREGRATDIVDQTLNDGSESEIMRCIHIGLLCVQDNVAARPTMASVVSMLNSPSLSLQVPMAPAFYGNAMSGIFEDMQLREINSGTTRSNESTNRKDQDSLSEASITEPYPR; encoded by the exons ATGCCTCTGCTTTTGCCAAGGCTGCTTTTCTTTCTCTGGTGTCTTCcgataacattttttatatctCAAGTTAGTGCAGTTAACAATACACAAAACTTCCACTACTTCTGTGATGATACCAACGATCAAGGAAACTACACCACCAACAGCACCTACCACACCAACCTCAACACCCTTTTGTCCACTCTCATTTCCAATACAGAAATCGATTACGGTTTCTACAATTTCACAAACGGTGAAAACACCGATAAAGTGTACGCCATTGGGCTGTGTAGAGGAGACATCAAGCCAGATGAATGTCGCAGATGCCTTAACGATTCCAGGGCCAATCTCACTGAACTTTGTCCAAACAGAAAGGAAGTAATTGGTTGGTACGAGGATGAGAAGTGCATGTTGCGCTACTCAAACCGCTCAATATTCGGCCTTATGGAAACTGGAAAACCTGCGTATTTTGTGTGGAATTCAGATCATGCAACGCAAGCGGAGGAGTTCAATAAAGTGCTAAGGGATTTGCTTGATGGGATGAGAAGCAGAGCTGCatcaggagactctcaaagtaAATATGCTACAGCAAAGGCAACCGGACCAGATGACAAAACCATTTTCGGGCTTGCGCAGTGCACGCCTGATTTGTCTGAACAAGATTGCAATAACTGCTTGATTCAGTCCATGGAAGAATTCGGAAATTGTTGTGATAGTAAAATAGGAGCTAGAGTTGTTCGACCCAGTTGCAATCTGAGATATGAAACTTCCCTTCAGTTTTATGGGGCTGCAGCATATACACCCTCTAACACTTCCTCAGAAG GAAAAAGCAACACAGTTATCATCGCCATAGCAACAGCAGTGCCAGCTATTGTAATTGTTTCCGCGGTGGTTATTTTTATCTACATTCGTTTAATAGCGAGGAAGTCGTGGAAGAAGTTTGAAA aagaactatatgatgatgatgatgatggaatTGACGCTTCTGAGTCATTGCAAATCAGATTTAGTATCATACGAGAGGCTACAGATGACTTTTCTGATTCTAATAAACTCGGACAGGGTGGATTTGGGGCTGTTTACAGA GGTACGCTTCCCGATGGACAAGAGATTGGCGTCAAAAGGTTGTCAGCTAATTCTAGACAAGGAAATACAGAATTCAAGAATGAGGTTCTTTTATTGGCCAAACTTCAGCACCGAAATTTAGTTAGACTACTTGGTTTCTGTATGGAAGGAAGAGAAAAGCTACTTGTCTACGAATTTGTTCCAAATAAAAGCCTTGATTACTTCATATTTG ATAAAACCAAGAGAGCACAATTAGATTGGTATACGCGCTTCAAAATCATTGCAGGTACTGCTCGAGGTATTCTCTACCTCCATCAAGATTCTCGACTGCGCATTATCCATCGTGATCTCAAAGCAGGTAACATTCTCTTAGACGAAGGGATGAACCCTAAGATAGCAGATTTTGGCTTGGCAAGGTTATTTGTTGTGGATCAGACTCATGAAGATACACAGAGAGTTGTTGGGACATT TGGATATATGGCACCTGAGTATGCATTGCATGGACAGTTTTCAGAGAAGTCAGATGTTTTTAGTTTTGGTGTACTTGTTCTTGAGATTGTAAGTGGCCAGAAAATCAGTAGCATTCAACATGGAGAGGAAACGGGCGATCTACGCCATATT GCATGGCGAAGTTGGAGGGAAGGAAGAGCTACAGATATTGTAGATCAGACATTAAACGATGGTTCGGAAAGTGAAATAATGAGATGCATCCATATTGGGTTACTGTGCGTTCAAGATAATGTAGCTGCGAGACCCACCATGGCTTCCGTTGTATCCATGTTGAATAGCCCTTCTTTGAGTCTGCAAGTACCTATGGCACCTGCGTTTTATGGGAATGCTATGTCTGGAATCTTTGAAGACATGCAGTTACGGGAGATTAATTCAGGGACAACAAGATCAAACGAATCCACCAATAGAAAAGATCAAGATTCGCTCAGTGAAGCTTCAATTACCGAGCCATATCCTCGCTAG